In the genome of Mycobacteriales bacterium, one region contains:
- a CDS encoding adenylate kinase, producing MRLVLVGPPGAGKGTQAQYVAGYLNVPQISTGDIFRAHVSRDTTLGTKAKAFMDSGDLVPDEITIEMVRERLAEGDAGKGFLLDGFPRTLPQAQVLDDMLVELGTKLDVVLELVVEDDEVVRRLSGRRTCRACNHVWHLDFDPPSVEERCDLCGGELFQRDDDREETIRHRLEVYREQTVPLVGFYAERGILVGIDAIGPVDDVTERAIASLRPFAH from the coding sequence GTGCGCCTCGTCCTCGTGGGGCCACCGGGCGCCGGCAAGGGCACGCAAGCCCAGTACGTGGCCGGCTACCTCAACGTTCCGCAGATCTCCACCGGAGACATCTTCCGGGCCCATGTCAGCCGGGACACCACGTTGGGTACCAAGGCGAAGGCTTTCATGGATTCCGGTGACCTCGTCCCCGACGAGATCACCATCGAGATGGTTCGCGAGCGGCTCGCTGAAGGCGACGCCGGCAAGGGCTTTCTGCTCGATGGCTTCCCCCGCACGCTGCCGCAGGCCCAAGTGCTGGACGACATGCTCGTCGAGCTTGGAACCAAGCTCGACGTGGTACTCGAGCTGGTCGTTGAAGATGATGAAGTGGTCCGGCGGCTGTCCGGGCGACGTACCTGCCGGGCATGCAACCACGTGTGGCACCTCGATTTCGACCCGCCGAGCGTCGAGGAGCGGTGCGACCTGTGCGGCGGTGAACTGTTCCAGCGTGACGATGACCGCGAGGAAACGATCCGGCATCGGCTCGAGGTCTACCGGGAACAGACCGTGCCGTTGGTCGGGTTCTATGCCGAACGCGGGATCCTCGTCGGCATCGACGCGATCGGGCCGGTCGACGACGTCACCGAGCGGGCGATCGCCTCATTGCGTCCGTTCGCACACTGA